A genomic segment from Salmo trutta unplaced genomic scaffold, fSalTru1.1, whole genome shotgun sequence encodes:
- the sycp1 gene encoding synaptonemal complex protein 1 gives MERERGFNFKLLVPPRVNPIPGQVSTVKPQEIVEDGGCFMQTLQQGYNKCLDKESNMPFPSMNTVVPTKPTRSDVFKMKVVPPMENEETNCKPSQLYSKLFEEVQKVKYWKVKVDSEAVQKDRKLQENKRTIETQRKAIQELQFGNESLSIKLEDQISENDDLQNKNNATRNLCNILKDTFERSAEKIHLFESEREETHHLFMENSETIQRMNAAFESLRIQAETDRHEMLKVKEDLEEFAVLKEKFEKEFSMKEEEVVILQMKMKDKEKELQAILLNLHETQESCKRLQRAAQQHQEALQCSKQEQESLLESLQSAEQLNEECEESRKAIATALESNKEENAKVIAKKDSSLEELNKIKDQQADKLVQIQATAQEFQTSLTVEIQRVKELELKLTAVTEELDRKNLELGEIKEQKEKKDSQLQILEDELDVKNKSIQSLEETIKVVETRTSELTTELEGKHAEIHQVKNKVETMSVENILLEKALGNAETMQNDLNEKANMTERKIKEIEGQLSAAMRRDEKSIKEKENLKTDIVQHEEKYKELLASFNQLQLEKKTILEQIQNESSEANILVAQLKESEAKEMKMKKEIERLQEENHQLREELKSLNAKVEEQGQDTENLQKKLEERCGDLQAELSKKDKQMKAVESKLSNLKIKLESKTKVQDEYQKENKTLKKQIAIETAKSSELENEINKLKEESENVQRSNEEECKSLLDDLGTKSTSEAELQKKVQKLHLAATDAVKSKEDTEIKCQNKIADMVALMEKHKNQYDKMVDEKDAELDEKKRKDKEATANRTSLELALSQQKIENDRLKEQLKKEMNERESLLQEITDLKKEKKMSRQLETQDEQLPEPKSKEVRCSETPKVSSSAKMPVFRLAKDSQRKTKTLKASVTPSQTSEKIVVVTPNINEMENEAPKTPSWSSMTRVAATPRIKETEALRTPSWSSTNIVSATPRIKSYRIRTPPSTGKSVPWGKSTLELDPKSDSSEHNDLLSIAVATDPFKSRLQPSVPAAQNQKVDIFRKIQSPAIQKSPGSTLKLAAMKRMRDAGWTSVTGAEKKKKKTVEKIFS, from the exons atggagagagagagaggattcaaCTTCAAGCTGTTGGTGCCTCCTAGAGTCAACCCAATCCCAGGACAGGTTTCTACTGTCAAACCACAGGAAATAGTGGAGGATGGGGGATGTTTCATGCAAACTTTGCAGCAG GGTTATAataaatgtttggacaaagagtCAAACATGCCTTTTCCCTCTATGAATACGGTTGTGCCAACAAAACCCACCAGATCAG ATGTATTCAAGATGAAAGTTGTGCCACCAATGGAAAATGAAGAA ACCAATTGCAAACCCAGTCAGCTGTATTCAAAACTGTTTGAAGAAGTTCAGAAAGTAAAATATTGGAAAGTCAAAGTGGACTCAGAGGCTGTGCAAAAAGACAGGAAGCTGCAAGAAAACAAAAGAACAATTGAAACCCAACGTAAAGCCATTCAAGAATTGCAG TTCGGAAATGAAAGCCTCAGCATAAAACTAGAGGATCAGATCAGTGAGAATGATGATCTGCAGAACAA AAACAATGCAACACGGAACCTATGTAATATACTAAAGGATACGTTTGAAAGATCAGCTGAGAAAATCCATCTAT TTGAATCTGAAAGAGAGGAAACCCATCACTTGTTCATGGAAAACAGTGAAACTATTCAG AGGATGAATGCTGCCTTTGAAAGTCTACGTATTCAAGCAGAAACTGATCGCCATGAAATGCTGAAAG TCAAAGAGGATTTGGAAGAATTTGCCGTTTTAAAGGAGAAGTTTGAGAAAGAATTCAGTATGAAAGAAGAAGAG GTTGTGATACTTCAGATGAAAATGAAGGACAAAGAAAAAGAACTTCAGGCAATCCTGCTCAACCTCCATGAAACACAAGAGAGTTGCAAACGGTTACAACGGGCAGCAC AACAACACCAGGAAGCCCTTCAATGTTCCAAACAAGAACAAGAATCTTTGTTAGAAAGTCTGCAAAGTGCAGAACAGCTCAATGAAGAATGTGAG GAAAGTAGAAAAGCTATTGCTACAGCATTAGAGAGCAACAAAGAGGAGAATGCAAAGGTCATTGCCAAGAAAGACTCAAGCTTGGAAGAGCTCAACAAAATAAAAGATCAACAAGCAGACAAGCTTGTACAGATTCAGGCCACAGCCCAGGAAtttcagacatcattaacagttGAGATACAGAG GGTAAAAGAACTTGAACTGAAGCTTACGGCAGTCACAGAGGAACTTGACAGGAAAAACCTTGAATTAG GAGAGATCAAAGaacagaaagaaaagaaagacagCCAGCTACAAATCCTTGAAGATGAATTG GATGTAAAAAATAAATCCATACAGTCACTAGAGGAAACAATTAAAGTTGTGGAGACCAGAACATCAGAACTCACCACAGAGCTTGAGGGGAAACATGCTGAAATTCACCAAGTTAAG AATAAAGTGGAAACCATGTCTGTTGAAAACATTTTACTGGAAAAGGCTCTTGGAAATGCTGAAACAATGCAAAACGACTTGAACGAAAAAGCCAATATGACTGAG AGGAAAATAAAAGAGATTGAGGGGCAGTTATCTGCTGCAATGAGAAGAGATGAAAAATCCATCAAGGAGAAAGAGAATCTAAAGACAGACATTGTACAGCATGA GGAGAAGTATAAGGAGCTATTAGCAAGTTTCAATCAGCTGCAGCTTGAGAAGAAGACTATTCTGGAGCAGATTCAGAATGAATCCTCAGAGGCAAACATTCTGGTAGCACAACTGAAG GAGAGCGAGGCAAAAGAGATGAAGATGAAGAAGGAAATTGAAAGACTCCAAGAAGAAAACCACCAATTACG AGAGGAATTGAAATCCTTAAATGCCAAAGTTGAAGAGCAAGGCCAAGACACTGAGAATCTGCAGAAGAAACTTGAAGAAAGG TGTGGAGATCTGCAGGCTGAGCTCTCAAAGAAAGATAAACAAATGAAAGCAGTGGAGTCAAAG CTGTCCAACCTGAAGATAAAATTAGAGAGTAAAACTAAAGTTCAGGACGAATACCAAAAAGAG AACAAAACGTTGAAGAAACAAATTGCAATTGAGACAGCAAAATCCAGTGAACTTGAAAATGAG ATAAACAAATTGAAAGAGGAGTCAGAAAATGTTCAACGATCAAATGAAGAGGAATGTAAAAGTTTGCTTGATGACCTTGGAACCAAATCAACATCTGAGGCAGAGCTTCAGAAAAAG GTGCAAAAGCTACATCTTGCAGCAACAGATGCCGTCAAGAGTAAGGAAGATACTGAAATCAAATGTCAGAACAAGATAGCAGACATGGTTGCCTTGATGGAAAAGCACAAG AACCAGTATGACAAAATGGTTGACGAGAAAGATGCAGAGCTTGATGAGAAGAAGAGGAAAGACAAGGAGGCAACTGCTAATAGAACATCACTG GAATTGGCGCTGTCACAGCAGAAGATTGAGAATGACCGTTTGAAGGAACAACTAAAGAAAGAAATGAACGAGAGG GAAAGCTTACTACAAGAGATTACAGACctgaaaaaagaaaagaaaatgagcAGGCAGCTTGAGACACAGGATGAACAG CTGCCTGAGCCAAAGTCCAAAGAAGTTAGGTGTTCTGAAACCCCCAAAGTTTCCTCCTCCGCCAAGATGCCTGTGTTCCGTTTGGCAAAAGACAGTCAGAGAAAGACAAAAACTCTGAAAGCCTCTGTAACCCCATCCCAAACCTCAGAGAAAATAGTTGTTGTGACTCCAAACATTAAT GAAATGGAAAACGAAGCCCCAAAAACTCCATCTTGGAGCTCCATGACAAGAGTTGCAGCAACACCACGAATTAAG GAAACCGAAGCTCTCAGAACTCCATCTTGGAGCTCCACCAATATAGTTAGTGCAACACCACGGATTAAG TCTTACAGAATCAGAACTCCTCCATCCACTGGGAAGTCTGTGCCCTGGGGGAAAAGCACCCTGGAGCTTGACCCCAAGTCTGACAGCTCGGAACATAATGATTTATTG AGCATTGCAGTTGCAACTGATCCATTCAAGAGCCGCCTGCAGCCAAGTGTCCCAGCAGCACAGAATCAAAAAGTGGACATATTCAGGAAG ATCCAGAGCCCTGCCATTCAGAAATCACCTGGGAGTACTTTAAAGCTCGCTGCAATGAAAAGGATGCGGGATGCTGGTTGGACATCTGTCACTGGTGctgaaaagaagaagaaaaaaacagttGAAAAGATCTTTTCATAA